A stretch of the Dioscorea cayenensis subsp. rotundata cultivar TDr96_F1 chromosome 4, TDr96_F1_v2_PseudoChromosome.rev07_lg8_w22 25.fasta, whole genome shotgun sequence genome encodes the following:
- the LOC120259185 gene encoding MYB-like transcription factor ETC3 encodes MEDAKVQGMRNMSPEEEDLIHRLYRLLGARWELIAGRLLNRTSEEVEKYWKMKEIEILEKNRIYKPICTRLSPSFKFSMDN; translated from the exons atggaagatgCTAAGGTTCAAG GGATGAGAAACATGTCTCCTGAGGAAGAGGACTTGATTCACCGGCTTTATCGTCTTTTAGGAGCCAg ATGGGAATTGATAGCTGGAAGGCTTCTGAACCGAACTTCTGAAGAAGTAGAGAAGTATTGGAAGATGAAGGAGATTGAGATCCtagagaaaaatagaatttataaACCAATTTGCACCAGACTTAGTCCATCTTTCAAGTTCTCAATggacaattaa
- the LOC120258757 gene encoding probable leucine-rich repeat receptor-like protein kinase At1g68400: MSWHLSSLYCPDLSFNLLSGQIPLSLNHLPHLLTLRLNSNNLFGPILVITLPNLQDLNLSSNSLIGPIPPSLSSFPLASFAGNSEFISPSSGTRKYPARTRGDELNIGNPTLPTGSPTITTIFSSPRSKLDQGIHLLGMNHASLIAIITGDLAALLITFTILFLYFWPKIGSKPPSHHLQEGEKIVFSSSKDGYVTAYKAVLQDKNVVAVKCLQETGSGFGKREFEQQMAILGRI, encoded by the exons ATGAGTTGGCATCTCTCCTCCCTCTACTGCCCCGATCTCTCCTTCAACCTCCTCTCTGGCCAGATCCCTCTCTCCTTGAACCACTTACCCCATCTCCTCACCCTCCGTCTCAACTCCAACAACCTTTTCGGCCCAATCCTCGTCATCACCCTCCCTAATCTACAAGACCTGAACCTCTCCTCAAATTCCCTCATCGGTCCTATCCCACCCTCACTCTCCTCTTTCCCACTGGCATCATTCGCCGGAAATTCCGAATTCATCTCCCCTAGTTCTGGAACCAGGAAATATCCTG CTAGAACCAGGGGAGATGAACTCAACATCGGAAATCCCACCCTCCCCACCGGATCTCCCACCATCACCACGATCTTCTCATCCCCAAGATCCAAACTAGATCAGGGCATCCACCTCTTAGGAATGAACCACGCTTCCCTGATAGCTATCATCACCGGTGACCTAGCAGCTCTCCTCATCACCTTCACGATCCTCTTCCTCTACTTCTGGCCCAAGATCGGATCCAAACCTCCCTCTCATCACCTCCAAGAAGGCGAGAAGATTGTCTTCTCCTCTAGCAAGGATGGTTACGTCACCGCTTATAAAGCCGTGCTTCAAGACAAGAACGTCGTTGCTGTGAAATGTCTTCAGGAGACGGGATCAGGCTTTGGTAAACGTGAATTCGAGCAACAAATGGCTATTCTTGGCCGGATCTAG